Proteins encoded within one genomic window of Triticum aestivum cultivar Chinese Spring chromosome 2D, IWGSC CS RefSeq v2.1, whole genome shotgun sequence:
- the LOC123055316 gene encoding putative pentatricopeptide repeat-containing protein At3g15130 yields MERRRMLADLLRASARGPDLRGGAQLHGSLTKLGFGSDTMLGNNLIDMYAKCGKLDTAGQVFGGMPERNVVSWTALMVGFLQQGRAGECLRLFGAMRRLSEVPPNEFTLSATLKACGVVGDTGAAVRVHGACVRMGFEGHGVVANSLVLVYSKGRRIGDARQVFDGAAAFRDLVTWNAMISGYAHAGRGRDSLLVFREMQRRGDEDCQPDEFTFASLLKACSGLGAAREGMQAHAAMVTRGVSTASSAILAGALLDVYFKCRCLPAAMQVFDRLERKNAIQWTTVIVGHAQEGQVKEALELFRRFWSSGVRADGHVLSSIVGVFADFALVEQGRQVHCYTVKNPAGLDVSVSNSLVDMYHKCGLTDEAEQRFWETPMRNVVSWTAMINGLGKHGNGREAIDMFEKMQMEGVEPDEVSYLALLSACSHSGLVEECRRYFSMIRQDKRLRPRAEHYACMVDLLGRAGELTEARDLVATMPMEPTVGMWQTLLSACRVHKDVTTAREAGEALLAMDGDNPANYVMLSNIFAEAGEWREHQQVRDAMRRRGLRKQGGCSWVEVGKEAHFFYGGGDTTHPRATDIRRVLRDVESRMREQLGYSAGSSAHAVALHDVDEESRAEGLRAHSERLAVGLWLLHHGEHHHGDGEEEEGGRREVMRVYKNLRVCGDCHEFFKGLSRVVGRAMVVRDANRFHRFQDGACSCKDYW; encoded by the coding sequence ATGGAGCGGCGGAGGATGCTCGCCGACCTCCTCCGGGCGAGCGCGAGGGGCCCGGACCTCCGCGGCGGCGCGCAGCTCCACGGCTCGCTCACCAAGCTCGGCTTCGGGTCGGACACCATGCTGGGCAACAACCTCATCGACATGTACGCCAAGTGCGGGAAACTCGACACGGCCGGCCAGGTGTTCGGCGGAATGCCCGAGAGGAACGTGGTGTCGTGGACGGCCCTCATGGTGGGCTTCCTGCAGCAGGGGCGCGCCGGGGAGTGCCTCCGGCTGTTCGGGGCGATGCGGCGGCTCTCGGAGGTCCCGCCGAACGAGTTCACGCTCTCGGCCACCCTCAAGGCGTGCGGCGTCGTCGGCGACACGGGCGCGGCCGTCCGGGTCCACGGGGCCTGCGTCAGGATGGGGTTCGAGGGGCACGGCGTCGTCGCCAACTCGCTGGTGCTCGTGTACTCCAAGGGCAGGAGGATCGGCGATGCGCGGCAGGTGTTTGATGGCGCTGCTGCGTTCAGGGACCTCGTCACCTGGAACGCCATGATCTCTGGCTACGCGCATGCCGGGCGTGGCAGGGACTCGCTGCTCGTCTTCCGGGAGATGCAGCGGCGAGGAGATGAGGATTGTCAGCCCGATGAGTTCACCTTCGCCAGCTTGCTGAAAGCCTGCAGCGGGCTAGGCGCGGCTCGAGAGGGCATGCAGGCTCACGCGGCCATGGTGACCAGAGGGGTCTCCACGGCATCCAGTGCCATCCTCGCCGGCGCGCTGCTTGATGTGTATTTCAAATGCCGGTGCCTGCCGGCGGCAATGCAGGTGTTCGATCGGTTGGAAAGGAAGAATGCCATCCAGTGGACGACGGTGATCGTCGGTCACGCACAGGAGGGGCAGGTGAAGGAAGCATTGGAGCTGTTCCGGCGGTTCTGGAGCTCTGGCGTCCGTGCTGATGGACATGTCCTCTCCAGCATCGTTGGCGTGTTTGCAGACTTTGCTCTTGTCGAGCAGGGGAGACAAGTGCACTGCTACACAGTCAAGAACCCGGCCGGGCTCGACGTGTCAGTGTCCAACTCCCTGGTCGACATGTACCACAAGTGTGGGTTGACCGACGAGGCGGAACAGCGGTTCTGGGAGACGCCAATGAGGAACGTCGTGTCATGGACAGCGATGATCAATGGCCTCGGGAAGCACGGCAATGGCCGAGAGGCCATTGACATGTTCGAGAAAATGCAAATGGAAGGCGTCGAGCCTGACGAGGTGAGCTACCTGGCCCTCCTGTCGGCGTGCAGCCACTCTGGCCTTGTTGAGGAGTGTCGCCGGTATTTCTCGATGATCCGTCAGGACAAGCGGCTGAGGCCGAGGGCTGAGCACTATGCGTGCATGGTAGACCTCCTCGGCCGCGCCGGGGAGCTCACGGAGGCCAGGGACCTTGTTGCGACGATGCCGATGGAGCCCACCGTCGGCATGTGGCAGACTCTGCTGAGCGCCTGCAGGGTGCACAAGGACGTCACCACAGCCAGGGAGGCGGGCGAGGCCCTCCTGGCCATGGACGGCGACAACCCGGCTAACTACGTGATGCTGTCGAACATCTTCGCCGAGGCTGGCGAGTGGCGAGAGCACCAGCAGGTGCGCGACGCCATGCGGCGCCGGGGCCTGCGGAAGCAGGGTGGGTGCAGCTGGGTGGAGGTCGGCAAGGAGGCGCACTTCTTCTACGGTGGCGGCGACACCACCCACCCACGCGCCACCGACATCCGCCGCGTGCTCCGCGACGTGGAGAGCCGGATGAGGGAGCAGCTCGGGTACAGTGCTGGGTCGTCGGCGCATGCGGTGGCTCTGCACGACGTGGACGAGGAGTCGCGCGCCGAGGGACTGCGGGCGCACAGCGAGCGGCTGGCTGTGGGGCTGTGGCTGCTACACCACGGTGAGCACCACCATGGcgatggggaggaagaggagggggggaGGAGGGAGGTGATGAGAGTGTACAAGAACCTTCGGGTGTGTGGCGACTGCCACGAGTTCTTCAAGGGGCTGTCGCGGGTGGTGGGGAGGGCGATGGTGGTCAGGGACGCCAACCGGTTCCACAGGTTCCAGGACGGCGCCTGCTCATGCAAAGACTACTGGTGA